In the Streptomyces sp. BHT-5-2 genome, one interval contains:
- a CDS encoding VC0807 family protein: protein MNTQASKSPDPARKFRALAPMVLDLVIPIAGFYVLHQLAGLSQVWALTLAGAAGGVWTLIHTIQRRKLDVIGLLVVLEMALTVALLFISDDPRLIAAKPSFYTLLAAVYLLLTCVAGRPLVYVAATPMATDGDPDRTVAYEQAWERSQPFRARERMVTAAFGLAALVDAVLRVLVVYSFDVDKFNESFLLSQLPGILLIVAVLLFTKSQIKVLHGLVDEVHDQLAAEGVVGPRPDADQPAASR, encoded by the coding sequence ATGAACACCCAGGCGTCCAAGTCACCAGACCCGGCACGGAAGTTCCGGGCCCTCGCCCCGATGGTGCTCGACCTGGTCATCCCCATCGCAGGCTTCTACGTCCTGCACCAGCTGGCCGGCTTGAGCCAGGTCTGGGCGCTGACCCTCGCCGGCGCGGCAGGGGGTGTGTGGACGCTGATCCACACCATTCAGCGGCGCAAACTCGACGTCATCGGCCTGCTCGTCGTCCTCGAAATGGCGCTGACCGTCGCCCTGCTGTTCATATCCGACGATCCGCGCCTGATCGCCGCCAAGCCGTCCTTCTACACCCTGCTCGCCGCCGTCTACCTGCTCCTTACCTGTGTCGCCGGGCGGCCCCTGGTCTATGTGGCGGCCACCCCAATGGCCACCGACGGCGACCCCGACCGCACCGTCGCCTATGAGCAGGCATGGGAACGCTCCCAGCCGTTCCGTGCTCGTGAGCGCATGGTGACGGCGGCGTTCGGGCTCGCCGCACTGGTCGACGCCGTGCTGCGCGTGCTCGTCGTCTACAGCTTCGACGTCGACAAGTTCAACGAGTCGTTCCTGCTGTCCCAGCTGCCGGGCATCCTGCTGATCGTCGCCGTGCTGCTGTTCACCAAGTCCCAGATCAAGGTGCTGCACGGGCTCGTCGACGAGGTCCACGACCAACTGGCCGCCGAAGGCGTCGTCGGCCCGCGCCCCGACGCCGACCAACCCGCCGCCTCCCGCTGA
- a CDS encoding rhomboid-like protein, which translates to MTLKHMVLRPWTMVRGLPATTVYVTLLVATAAWLALQPFREQARFIRHNSSNVHHLEVGKWWTLLTSGLVVDGVPVLLGIGAVAAALGLAEWRWGSARGMGVFLFGHVAATLVTEGVMWLMRLAHLPGALSRARDVGISYGLVATIACLLTLGSRHSRRYGLPILAVFLAAAWAINQELADAGHLVALALGVVAARSRWLRARSPRTAD; encoded by the coding sequence ATGACACTGAAGCACATGGTGTTGCGGCCGTGGACCATGGTCCGGGGACTTCCCGCGACCACGGTGTACGTCACGCTGCTCGTCGCCACCGCCGCCTGGCTCGCCCTCCAACCGTTCCGCGAGCAGGCGCGCTTCATACGTCACAACAGCAGCAATGTGCACCACCTCGAAGTCGGCAAGTGGTGGACCCTGCTCACCAGCGGCCTGGTGGTCGACGGTGTCCCCGTATTGCTCGGCATCGGCGCAGTGGCCGCAGCCCTCGGACTGGCCGAGTGGCGCTGGGGCAGCGCACGCGGCATGGGCGTATTCCTCTTCGGACACGTGGCGGCGACCCTGGTCACCGAAGGCGTCATGTGGCTGATGCGGCTCGCGCATCTGCCGGGTGCCCTCTCCCGTGCCAGGGACGTCGGAATCAGCTACGGCCTGGTGGCCACCATCGCGTGTCTGCTCACCTTGGGCAGCAGGCACTCCCGGCGCTACGGTCTACCGATACTTGCCGTCTTCCTCGCCGCAGCATGGGCGATCAACCAGGAACTGGCCGACGCCGGGCACTTGGTGGCGCTGGCGCTGGGCGTCGTGGCGGCCCGCAGCCGCTGGCTCCGCGCCCGCAGCCCGCGGACCGCCGACTGA
- a CDS encoding putative RNA methyltransferase: MPVLLPAALEPFLDLLRCPICRAPRLDPDRGALRCPAGHSFDIARHGYVSLLTGTRATSGDDAAMVRSRDRFLSTGRYTTIRQAVACLAAGTASEHGTVVDVGCGTGYYLAGVLDQLPGARGLGLDSSVRALRSAARLHERAAAASWDVFRPFPLAEGVADVVLDVFAPRNPSEFHRVLRPTGRLIVVRPSGRHLAELRGQVPALVTIDPGKEERLRKGLDPFFEAVVTEQIEYSTPLTGQEALDLVGMTPSARHLNRADLDDDGILPDRVTVSVLATAYRPR, encoded by the coding sequence GTGCCTGTGTTGCTTCCCGCTGCCCTCGAACCGTTCCTCGACCTGCTGCGTTGCCCGATATGCCGCGCGCCCCGCCTGGACCCCGACCGCGGCGCACTGCGCTGCCCGGCGGGGCACTCCTTCGACATCGCCCGCCACGGCTACGTCAGCCTCCTGACGGGCACCCGTGCCACCAGCGGTGATGACGCCGCCATGGTCCGGTCCCGGGACCGGTTCCTGTCCACCGGCAGGTATACGACCATCCGCCAGGCGGTGGCCTGCCTGGCGGCCGGCACCGCTTCCGAACACGGCACGGTGGTGGACGTCGGGTGCGGAACGGGCTACTACCTGGCTGGTGTACTCGACCAGTTGCCCGGAGCCCGTGGCCTGGGCCTGGACTCCTCGGTGCGCGCACTGCGCTCGGCAGCCCGACTCCACGAACGTGCCGCAGCGGCGAGTTGGGACGTCTTCCGTCCCTTCCCGCTGGCCGAAGGGGTGGCCGATGTCGTGCTGGACGTGTTCGCCCCGCGCAACCCATCCGAGTTTCACCGGGTGCTGCGCCCGACCGGCAGGCTGATCGTGGTGCGCCCTAGCGGGCGGCACCTGGCCGAGCTGCGCGGCCAGGTACCCGCACTGGTCACGATCGACCCGGGCAAGGAAGAACGACTGCGCAAAGGGCTGGACCCCTTCTTCGAGGCCGTCGTTACCGAACAGATCGAGTACTCCACGCCCCTCACCGGGCAGGAGGCACTGGACCTGGTGGGGATGACGCCGAGCGCACGTCACCTGAACCGTGCAGACCTCGACGACGACGGCATCCTGCCTGACCGGGTCACCGTCTCCGTACTGGCCACCGCCTACCGGCCTCGGTGA
- a CDS encoding MFS transporter, which produces MFLGNVDIAIVNVATPTIQHHLHASGAELELIVSGYTLTYAVLLITSARLGGARGYRRMFQLGLAIFTLASLACGLAPTPVLLVVARVVQGAGAALLTSQVLTCIQLNFQGPDRSRALGWYTAVLSGSAVFGQVIGGVLVSADLFGTAWRPIFLINVPIGCCLFVVGRRSLPADGRRGTQRMDLAGVAVLSAALLLLVLPMVLGRDAGWPVWTWLCFAASLPAFAWFVGVERRVGRRGGQPLITLSLLTRKPVAYALISQAATRATYFALLFVLAQYLQAGLHRSATCSGLVLVSWVAAFGVSGPLLGRIPTTVRHRVDPLGTLLLALAFAGIGTGVWAGMTSGVYLAILLGLGGLGYGAAFSGTLTHLTGAVEEQYASDMSGLFNTTLQVGGVLGVALFGTVYLDLAPNGGRVAATHGFMVITLVLGAVGFAAAVLSQLAVHNQSTATSAAGSGPARPRTAA; this is translated from the coding sequence ATGTTCCTGGGCAACGTGGACATCGCCATCGTCAACGTCGCCACCCCCACGATCCAGCATCATCTGCACGCCTCCGGCGCCGAACTGGAGCTGATCGTCTCCGGCTACACCCTCACTTACGCCGTGCTGCTCATCACCAGCGCGCGGTTGGGCGGTGCGCGAGGCTATCGACGGATGTTCCAGCTCGGTCTTGCGATCTTCACCCTCGCGTCGTTGGCCTGCGGCCTGGCGCCAACACCTGTCCTACTGGTGGTGGCCCGAGTCGTACAGGGCGCCGGTGCCGCGCTGCTCACCTCGCAGGTACTGACCTGCATCCAGCTCAACTTCCAGGGCCCTGACCGCAGTCGGGCCCTGGGGTGGTACACGGCGGTACTGTCGGGCAGCGCGGTGTTCGGCCAAGTCATCGGCGGTGTTCTGGTATCGGCGGATCTGTTCGGGACCGCCTGGCGTCCGATCTTCCTGATCAACGTCCCCATCGGGTGCTGCCTGTTCGTTGTTGGCCGGCGCTCCCTTCCGGCAGACGGGCGGCGCGGCACGCAGCGCATGGACCTGGCGGGTGTGGCCGTCCTGTCTGCCGCGCTGCTGTTGCTCGTACTGCCCATGGTGCTGGGCCGTGATGCGGGCTGGCCGGTCTGGACGTGGCTGTGCTTCGCCGCAAGCCTGCCCGCGTTCGCGTGGTTCGTCGGGGTTGAGCGCCGAGTGGGCCGGCGAGGCGGGCAACCACTGATCACCCTGTCTCTCCTGACTCGCAAGCCGGTGGCGTACGCCCTGATCTCTCAGGCCGCCACCCGGGCAACGTACTTCGCTCTGCTCTTCGTGCTGGCGCAGTATCTGCAAGCGGGACTCCATAGGAGCGCCACCTGCTCGGGCCTTGTCCTGGTGTCCTGGGTGGCCGCCTTCGGCGTCTCCGGCCCGCTGCTCGGACGCATCCCCACCACTGTCAGACACCGGGTGGACCCCCTCGGCACCCTGCTGCTCGCGCTCGCCTTCGCCGGCATCGGAACAGGGGTGTGGGCCGGCATGACCAGCGGCGTGTACCTGGCGATCCTGCTCGGCCTCGGCGGGTTGGGGTACGGAGCCGCGTTCAGCGGGACCCTCACCCATCTGACCGGCGCTGTGGAGGAACAGTACGCGTCGGATATGAGCGGGCTGTTCAACACGACCCTCCAAGTGGGCGGGGTGTTGGGTGTCGCGCTCTTCGGCACCGTGTATCTGGATCTCGCTCCGAATGGCGGGCGCGTGGCAGCGACGCACGGCTTCATGGTGATCACCCTGGTGCTGGGCGCTGTCGGATTCGCGGCAGCGGTCCTGTCACAACTGGCCGTCCACAACCAGTCGACTGCAACCTCCGCGGCCGGTAGCGGCCCCGCCCGGCCCCGGACCGCCGCGTAA
- a CDS encoding transcriptional regulator, protein MDGFDATIHAPNRLRICALLDTAAEAEFAVVQEQLHVSASVLSKHVTVLMEAGYVEQRKAVRDTRQRVWLRLTREGRQAYQRHLAALRAIVGP, encoded by the coding sequence ATGGACGGCTTCGATGCCACCATCCACGCCCCCAACCGACTGCGCATCTGTGCTCTGCTCGACACCGCAGCCGAAGCCGAGTTCGCAGTAGTGCAAGAGCAACTCCATGTGTCCGCCTCGGTTTTGAGCAAGCACGTCACCGTGCTGATGGAGGCCGGCTACGTGGAGCAACGCAAAGCCGTGCGCGACACCCGCCAACGCGTGTGGCTACGCCTGACCCGCGAGGGACGACAGGCATACCAGAGGCACCTCGCCGCACTGCGCGCCATCGTCGGACCGTAA
- a CDS encoding DUF1203 domain-containing protein, producing MTRNTVLPVDATVLKELRVADDAGRPCAPYVATPDDEGSPLRCCLRPITPGERIALVSYAPLRRWAAATGADPGAYDEQGPVFIHADDCGGFTPGENYPFDRPGALRTVRRYDARGHIAGGRLLEIPAEATAGFDAAFDDAFGDPDVVLVHVRALEYGCFHFEVRRPAAEE from the coding sequence ATGACCAGGAACACCGTGCTCCCAGTTGACGCGACCGTTCTCAAGGAACTGCGGGTTGCCGACGACGCGGGCCGCCCCTGCGCCCCGTACGTCGCGACCCCCGACGACGAGGGCTCGCCGCTGCGCTGCTGTCTGCGCCCCATCACGCCCGGCGAGCGGATCGCCCTCGTCTCCTATGCCCCGTTGCGTCGCTGGGCCGCCGCGACGGGTGCGGATCCGGGCGCGTACGACGAACAGGGGCCCGTCTTCATCCACGCCGATGACTGCGGTGGCTTCACCCCCGGCGAGAACTACCCCTTCGACCGGCCGGGCGCCCTGCGCACCGTGCGACGCTACGACGCCCGGGGCCATATCGCAGGTGGTCGCCTCCTGGAGATCCCGGCCGAGGCCACGGCCGGCTTCGATGCCGCCTTCGACGATGCGTTCGGCGACCCGGACGTGGTGCTGGTGCATGTGCGGGCACTGGAATACGGATGCTTCCACTTCGAGGTGCGACGTCCGGCCGCCGAGGAGTAG
- the xylA gene encoding xylose isomerase has translation MTDRFTPTPGDKFSFGLWTVGWQGRDPFGDATRPALDPVESVQRLAELGAYGVTFHDDDLIPFGASDAEREAHVKRFRRALEATGLTVPMATTNLFTHPVFKDGAFTANDRDVRRYALRKTIRNIDLAVELGAGIYVAWGGREGAESGAAKDVRTALDRMKEAFDLLGQYVLEQGYDIRFAIEPKPNEPRGDILLPTVGHALAFIERLDRPELYGVNPEVGHEQMAGLNFPHGVAQALWADKLFHIDLNGQSGIKYDQDLRFGAGDLRAAFWLVDLLESGGYQGPRHFDFKPPRTEDLDGVWASAAGCMRTYLILRERAAAFRADLRVREALRAARLDDLARPTAEDGLAALLADRSAFEEFDTTAAGERGMAFEQLDQLAVEHLLGAR, from the coding sequence ATGACGGATCGTTTCACGCCCACCCCCGGTGACAAGTTCAGCTTCGGCCTGTGGACGGTCGGCTGGCAGGGCAGGGACCCCTTCGGCGACGCCACCCGCCCAGCCCTCGATCCGGTCGAGTCCGTGCAGCGGCTCGCCGAACTCGGGGCGTACGGCGTCACCTTCCACGACGACGACCTGATCCCCTTCGGCGCGAGCGACGCGGAGCGTGAAGCACACGTCAAGCGGTTCCGACGGGCGCTGGAGGCCACCGGACTGACTGTCCCGATGGCCACCACCAACCTCTTCACCCACCCGGTCTTCAAGGACGGCGCCTTCACCGCCAACGACCGCGACGTCCGCCGCTACGCACTGCGCAAGACGATCCGCAACATCGACCTGGCGGTCGAACTGGGCGCAGGCATCTACGTTGCCTGGGGCGGCCGCGAGGGCGCCGAATCCGGCGCGGCCAAGGACGTACGCACCGCGCTGGACCGGATGAAGGAGGCGTTCGACCTGCTCGGCCAGTACGTCCTGGAGCAGGGGTACGACATCCGCTTCGCGATCGAGCCCAAGCCCAACGAGCCGCGGGGTGACATCCTGCTGCCCACCGTCGGCCACGCCCTCGCCTTCATCGAGCGGCTGGACCGCCCGGAGTTGTACGGCGTCAATCCGGAGGTCGGGCACGAGCAGATGGCCGGGCTGAACTTCCCGCACGGCGTGGCACAGGCACTGTGGGCGGACAAGCTCTTCCACATCGACCTCAACGGCCAGTCCGGTATCAAGTACGACCAGGACCTCCGGTTCGGTGCCGGTGACCTGCGCGCCGCCTTCTGGCTCGTCGACCTCCTGGAGAGCGGGGGATACCAGGGCCCGCGCCACTTCGACTTCAAGCCGCCGCGCACCGAGGATCTCGACGGGGTGTGGGCCTCCGCCGCGGGCTGCATGCGCACCTACCTGATCCTCAGGGAGCGGGCCGCCGCCTTCCGCGCCGACCTCCGGGTCCGGGAGGCGTTGCGCGCGGCCCGCCTGGACGATCTCGCGCGGCCCACCGCGGAGGACGGGCTCGCCGCGCTGCTCGCCGACCGGAGTGCCTTCGAGGAGTTCGACACCACCGCAGCCGGCGAACGCGGCATGGCCTTCGAGCAGTTGGACCAACTGGCCGTGGAGCATCTGCTGGGCGCGCGCTGA
- a CDS encoding maleylpyruvate isomerase family mycothiol-dependent enzyme gives MDGRRQQMVTTNRAGHPLPYDTYQQAIERETLRFAEVVEGVDTKTAVPSCPGWTLTELTQHVGALQRWFCTLLSRLVQEPPRSREVELGLPERVEEYADWVAQGVPAVIAVLRETDPQAAMWAWGEDQYARFWARRMFFETLVHRVDAERAVGRESDIDPVLAADGVDEFLVNLPYAGLFAPAVTKLRGNGEVIAFQCLDATGDSGDSGGVGEEWRVRLDPDGFRLLPGGSAGTDAGQPGAQVTVRGQAADLLMLLYGRRSYQDQESAIQVSGETALLDRWFAHTAF, from the coding sequence ATGGACGGAAGGCGACAGCAGATGGTGACGACGAACAGGGCGGGGCACCCGCTGCCCTACGACACCTATCAGCAGGCGATCGAGCGCGAGACGCTGCGCTTCGCCGAGGTGGTCGAAGGCGTGGATACCAAGACCGCCGTGCCCTCCTGCCCTGGTTGGACGCTGACCGAGCTCACGCAGCACGTGGGAGCGTTGCAGCGCTGGTTCTGCACGCTGCTGAGCCGCCTGGTGCAGGAGCCGCCACGCAGCCGTGAGGTGGAACTGGGGCTGCCGGAACGCGTCGAGGAGTATGCCGACTGGGTGGCGCAGGGCGTCCCTGCGGTGATCGCCGTGCTGCGGGAGACGGATCCCCAGGCTGCCATGTGGGCCTGGGGAGAGGACCAGTACGCGCGGTTCTGGGCCCGTCGGATGTTCTTCGAAACCCTTGTGCACCGGGTGGACGCGGAGCGTGCGGTCGGCCGGGAATCGGACATCGACCCCGTGCTGGCGGCGGACGGGGTGGACGAGTTCCTCGTCAACCTGCCCTACGCGGGACTCTTCGCCCCGGCCGTGACGAAGCTTCGCGGCAACGGCGAGGTGATCGCCTTCCAGTGCCTGGACGCCACCGGCGACAGCGGTGACAGCGGCGGGGTGGGCGAGGAGTGGCGGGTGCGCTTGGACCCGGACGGCTTCCGTCTGCTGCCAGGCGGGTCGGCGGGGACCGACGCCGGGCAGCCCGGGGCGCAGGTGACGGTCCGGGGCCAGGCGGCGGACCTTCTGATGTTGCTCTACGGGCGACGGTCGTACCAGGACCAGGAATCTGCCATCCAGGTCTCGGGCGAAACCGCACTCCTCGATCGTTGGTTCGCCCACACCGCCTTCTGA
- a CDS encoding rhodanese-like domain-containing protein, with amino-acid sequence MAPTASLTATQAHARLHELTVVDVRTPGEYASGHLPGAHNIPLDHLDAALPALRTAAGRGDLLLVCASGVRSGQARERLAEYGIAAASLTGGTTAWTQLGHDVQRPAGSRAVWAMERQVRLAAGSLVLTGLLAGRRWPKARLLSAGIAGGLVFSALTDTCGMARILAKLPYNQSKATDLDTTLAALTD; translated from the coding sequence ATGGCACCCACCGCCTCCCTCACCGCCACCCAGGCCCACGCCCGCCTGCACGAGCTGACCGTCGTCGACGTCCGCACCCCCGGCGAATACGCCTCCGGCCACCTGCCCGGCGCACACAACATCCCCCTGGACCATCTCGATGCGGCCCTGCCCGCCCTGCGGACCGCCGCCGGCCGCGGCGACCTCCTCCTCGTGTGCGCCTCCGGCGTCCGCTCCGGCCAGGCCCGGGAGCGCCTGGCCGAGTACGGCATCGCCGCCGCCAGTCTGACCGGCGGCACCACTGCCTGGACGCAGCTCGGCCACGACGTGCAGCGCCCCGCCGGTTCCCGCGCCGTATGGGCGATGGAGCGCCAGGTCCGCCTCGCCGCCGGCTCCCTCGTCCTGACCGGACTGCTGGCCGGTCGGCGCTGGCCCAAGGCCCGCCTGCTGTCCGCGGGCATCGCCGGCGGCCTGGTCTTCTCCGCCCTCACCGACACCTGCGGGATGGCCAGGATCCTCGCCAAGCTCCCGTACAACCAGTCCAAGGCCACCGACCTCGACACCACCCTCGCCGCCCTGACCGACTGA
- a CDS encoding metal-sensitive transcriptional regulator has translation MDLTMAAEELKAVVNRLRRAQGQIAGVIKMIEEGRDCEDVVTQLAAASRALDKAGFAIIATGLQHCLSDTDMAAPEDREQMRARLEKLFLSLA, from the coding sequence ATGGATCTGACGATGGCGGCCGAGGAACTGAAGGCCGTGGTCAACCGGCTGCGCCGGGCGCAGGGACAGATCGCCGGTGTGATCAAGATGATCGAGGAGGGGCGGGACTGCGAGGACGTGGTCACGCAGCTGGCGGCCGCCTCCCGGGCCCTGGACAAGGCGGGTTTCGCGATCATCGCCACCGGTCTACAGCACTGTCTGTCCGATACGGACATGGCCGCGCCGGAGGACCGGGAGCAGATGCGCGCCCGGCTGGAGAAGCTGTTCCTGTCGCTGGCCTGA
- a CDS encoding sulfite exporter TauE/SafE family protein, with product MSALILALVAGAAVGLALGALGGGGSVLAVPALIYLLGLTPAAATTASLIIVTATSLTALCAHARTGNVRWRAGALFAAAGLLPAAAAGAVATRLPQPVLTAAFAAVAALAAVRMLRPGRTGSGRPGSGRTAASRPVQAAGTGAGLGALTGLLGVGGGFLAVPALVTVLAFEMQAAVGTSLLVISANSLASLVTRGATTAGIDWALIAPFAGAAILGAWDGKRLAAKVTGTLLQRTFAVVLLAVAAFMLVDTFT from the coding sequence GTGAGTGCGCTGATCCTGGCCCTGGTCGCCGGCGCCGCGGTCGGGCTCGCGCTCGGCGCACTCGGCGGTGGTGGCAGCGTCCTGGCGGTGCCCGCGCTGATCTATCTGCTCGGCCTCACCCCGGCCGCCGCCACCACCGCAAGCCTGATCATCGTCACCGCCACCTCGCTCACCGCCCTGTGCGCCCACGCCCGTACCGGCAACGTGCGCTGGCGAGCCGGCGCCCTGTTCGCCGCGGCCGGACTGCTGCCCGCCGCCGCGGCCGGCGCCGTCGCCACCCGCCTGCCCCAGCCGGTCCTGACCGCCGCGTTCGCCGCCGTCGCCGCCCTCGCCGCGGTGCGCATGCTGCGCCCCGGCCGGACGGGCAGCGGTCGGCCGGGCAGCGGTCGGACGGCGGCGTCGCGGCCCGTGCAGGCCGCGGGCACCGGCGCGGGACTGGGCGCGCTGACCGGACTGCTCGGGGTCGGCGGGGGCTTCCTCGCCGTCCCCGCCCTGGTCACGGTGCTCGCCTTCGAGATGCAGGCCGCCGTCGGCACCAGCCTGCTGGTCATCTCGGCCAACTCGCTCGCCTCGCTCGTCACCCGCGGCGCCACCACGGCAGGCATCGACTGGGCGCTGATCGCACCCTTCGCCGGGGCCGCGATCCTCGGCGCCTGGGACGGCAAGCGCCTGGCCGCCAAGGTCACCGGCACCCTGCTCCAACGCACCTTCGCCGTCGTGCTGCTGGCCGTCGCCGCCTTCATGCTCGTCGACACCTTCACCTGA
- a CDS encoding rhodanese-like domain-containing protein — MFFVDTLEFEGLGNRSYLAGGARSALVVDPPRDIEQVIAAAARRGAHIALVAETHLHNDYVTGGLELARVTGARYLVPAGASVAFARTAVADGDTFTVDPHLDLRAIATPGHTPHHTSYVLEEDGRPVAVFTGGSLLIGTVGRPDLVEPRLTHRLARAQYASAHRLADELDDRVPVLPTHGFGSFCSSSQAEGEATTIGRERRTNEALTKDVDTFVVEMLAGLDDVPAYYAHMAPTNAAGPAPVDLTPPALADAEEIAARLAAGEWVVDLRNRVAFAKGHVAGSFNFEGEGRLATYLAWLIPWGRPVTLLAGTPEQIADAQRELVRVGIDRPAAAATGDPAGWVREGEHLAAFPRARFADLAEARARGEQTVVLDVRRDAERAGGFVDGSVHIPIHELPGRIGEVPDGVVWVHCAGGMRAAIAASLLDAAGRDVVAVDDGFDAASAAGLTLTGPDGAN, encoded by the coding sequence GTGTTCTTCGTCGACACCCTGGAATTCGAGGGGCTGGGCAACCGCAGCTACCTGGCCGGCGGGGCCCGCAGCGCGCTGGTGGTGGACCCGCCGCGCGACATCGAGCAGGTCATCGCCGCGGCGGCACGGCGCGGGGCGCACATCGCCCTCGTGGCCGAGACGCATCTGCACAACGACTACGTCACCGGCGGCCTGGAGCTGGCCCGCGTGACCGGGGCCCGCTATCTGGTGCCGGCCGGGGCGTCGGTCGCCTTCGCCCGCACCGCGGTCGCCGACGGAGACACGTTCACGGTGGACCCGCACCTGGATCTGCGGGCGATCGCCACCCCCGGCCACACTCCGCACCACACCTCCTACGTGCTGGAGGAGGACGGCCGGCCGGTCGCCGTCTTCACCGGCGGGTCGCTGCTGATCGGCACCGTGGGCCGGCCGGACCTGGTCGAGCCACGCCTGACGCACCGGTTGGCCCGTGCACAGTACGCCTCGGCCCACCGCCTGGCCGACGAACTGGACGACCGGGTCCCGGTGCTGCCCACGCACGGGTTCGGCAGTTTCTGCTCCTCCTCCCAGGCGGAGGGGGAGGCGACCACGATCGGTCGGGAACGCCGGACCAACGAGGCGCTGACCAAGGACGTGGACACCTTCGTCGTCGAGATGCTCGCCGGACTGGACGACGTGCCCGCCTACTACGCGCACATGGCGCCGACCAACGCCGCCGGGCCCGCGCCGGTCGACCTCACCCCGCCCGCGCTCGCGGACGCCGAGGAGATAGCAGCCCGGCTGGCCGCGGGGGAGTGGGTGGTGGACCTGCGCAACCGGGTCGCCTTCGCGAAGGGGCACGTGGCCGGATCGTTCAACTTCGAGGGCGAGGGCAGGCTCGCCACCTACCTGGCCTGGCTGATCCCGTGGGGCAGGCCGGTCACCTTGCTGGCCGGGACACCGGAGCAGATCGCCGACGCGCAGCGGGAGTTGGTCCGGGTCGGCATCGACCGTCCGGCCGCCGCCGCGACCGGCGACCCGGCCGGCTGGGTCCGGGAGGGCGAGCACCTCGCCGCCTTCCCGCGTGCCCGGTTCGCCGACCTCGCCGAGGCGCGTGCGCGCGGCGAGCAGACGGTGGTGCTGGACGTACGACGCGATGCCGAGCGGGCGGGTGGATTCGTCGACGGCTCGGTCCACATCCCGATCCACGAACTGCCCGGCCGCATCGGCGAGGTGCCCGACGGGGTGGTGTGGGTGCACTGCGCCGGCGGGATGCGCGCGGCGATCGCCGCCTCTCTGCTCGACGCCGCCGGCCGTGACGTGGTCGCCGTCGACGACGGCTTCGACGCCGCCAGCGCGGCGGGCCTCACCCTCACCGGGCCCGACGGCGCCAACTGA
- a CDS encoding LysR family transcriptional regulator, with the protein MELLHLRYFVAVAQELNFSTAARKLHMAASPLSRRIKDLENELGHRLFDRDTHHVTLTPAGSALLPIARGVLEQVESIRWRLEEVSRPQRAPALLGVPSGIHPDLRARIDALAERVGDRFELKRWPGASDRLIDAVRDGRLALALARLPVGDPALEQLPVMSERLGAVVPMDRFAGRASIALAELADLAYAGSPTAVHNAYFRMLDQQLSDLGIRHRVELGTAGFDGISEIISSGLAFSVSMLDPRSPMQSFGLDNVAVLPFSDFHPVLETGLFWRRDRAHGGDLEELIAAVREIFAEPLSA; encoded by the coding sequence GTGGAGCTCCTGCACCTGCGCTACTTCGTCGCCGTCGCCCAAGAACTGAACTTTTCCACCGCGGCCCGCAAGCTGCACATGGCGGCGTCCCCGCTGAGCCGGCGGATCAAGGATCTTGAGAACGAACTGGGGCACCGGTTGTTCGACCGCGACACCCACCATGTGACGCTCACCCCGGCCGGCAGTGCGCTGCTGCCGATCGCGCGTGGCGTCCTGGAGCAGGTCGAGTCCATCCGGTGGCGACTGGAGGAGGTGAGCCGGCCGCAGCGGGCGCCCGCGTTGCTCGGCGTGCCCAGCGGGATCCATCCGGACCTGCGGGCGCGGATCGACGCCCTCGCCGAACGGGTCGGTGACCGGTTCGAGCTGAAACGGTGGCCGGGGGCCAGCGACCGTCTCATCGACGCGGTACGCGACGGCCGGCTGGCGCTGGCCCTGGCCCGGCTGCCGGTCGGGGATCCGGCACTGGAACAGTTGCCGGTGATGTCGGAGCGGCTGGGCGCGGTCGTACCCATGGACCGGTTCGCGGGTCGGGCGTCGATCGCCCTGGCGGAGCTGGCCGACCTCGCCTACGCGGGGTCTCCCACGGCGGTGCACAACGCGTATTTCCGTATGCTCGATCAGCAGTTGTCCGATCTCGGCATCCGGCACCGCGTCGAACTGGGCACTGCAGGTTTCGATGGAATTTCCGAGATAATTTCCAGTGGCCTGGCTTTCTCCGTTTCCATGCTGGATCCGAGAAGCCCTATGCAGAGTTTCGGACTGGACAACGTCGCCGTCCTCCCTTTTTCGGATTTCCACCCCGTTCTGGAGACCGGTCTTTTCTGGCGCCGGGACCGCGCCCACGGCGGTGACCTGGAGGAACTCATCGCCGCCGTGCGGGAAATCTTCGCCGAGCCGCTTAGCGCCTGA